In the genome of Segatella copri, one region contains:
- a CDS encoding metallophosphoesterase, with product MEKKVSGKHSSMNGFAMMKGRVATVVLASALLLGGGLTAQAQNTALTTCSQSAATAIPQNPNWKANAAEWQKLKGEITLYMTNDMGRNGYYDQKPIAELMGEMAGTVDPECVLAVGDIHHFNGVASTQDPLWLTNYEWVYSHPDLMLNWFPVCGNHEYRGNTQAFMDYGKVSRRWMMPAKYYTKVFDHKGTTVRVIFLDTTPLIDSYRKNTEVYPDACKQDAEAQLSWLDETLKNAKEDWVIVVGHHPIYAYTTKKESERLDMQKRLLPILHKYNNVAIYACGHIHNFQHIQKKDDNIDYVVNSSSSLARPVKPIDGTVFCSPADGFSVFTADKKQLRMSMIDKDGKIIHTVLKVKK from the coding sequence ATGGAAAAGAAAGTATCGGGTAAGCATAGCAGCATGAATGGCTTTGCTATGATGAAAGGTAGAGTAGCTACTGTAGTTTTGGCTTCGGCTTTATTGTTGGGCGGAGGCTTGACTGCTCAGGCTCAAAACACAGCATTAACCACCTGCTCTCAGAGTGCAGCAACTGCCATTCCGCAGAATCCTAACTGGAAGGCGAATGCTGCCGAATGGCAGAAACTGAAGGGTGAAATCACCCTCTACATGACCAATGATATGGGCCGCAACGGCTACTACGACCAGAAGCCTATCGCCGAACTGATGGGCGAGATGGCGGGTACGGTAGATCCGGAATGCGTACTTGCCGTGGGCGACATCCACCATTTCAATGGCGTGGCTTCCACCCAGGATCCTCTGTGGCTTACCAATTACGAATGGGTTTATTCTCATCCCGACCTGATGCTCAACTGGTTCCCGGTTTGCGGCAACCATGAGTATCGTGGTAATACCCAGGCTTTTATGGACTACGGCAAGGTGAGCCGCCGCTGGATGATGCCAGCCAAATATTACACCAAGGTGTTCGACCACAAGGGAACCACCGTGCGCGTCATCTTCCTCGACACCACACCCCTCATTGATTCCTATCGCAAGAATACGGAAGTCTATCCTGATGCCTGCAAGCAGGATGCTGAGGCTCAGCTCTCCTGGCTCGACGAAACTCTGAAGAATGCCAAGGAAGATTGGGTCATCGTGGTAGGCCATCATCCTATCTACGCCTACACCACGAAGAAGGAGAGCGAGCGACTCGACATGCAGAAGCGCCTTCTGCCTATCCTCCATAAATATAATAATGTGGCGATTTATGCCTGCGGTCACATCCACAACTTCCAGCATATCCAGAAAAAGGACGACAACATCGACTACGTAGTCAATTCCTCTTCGTCTCTGGCCCGTCCTGTGAAGCCTATCGATGGCACCGTGTTCTGCAGTCCAGCCGATGGTTTCTCTGTTTTTACTGCAGATAAGAAGCAGCTGAGAATGTCAATGATAGATAAGGATGGAAAAATCATCCACACGGTTTTAAAGGTAAAAAAGTAA
- a CDS encoding TonB-dependent receptor, with protein MKRFLLSAALLAAATTAIQAHTLDGVVKDNKTGEPLIGTVIRVKELPNVSTTTGLDGTFTLHELPDKGKVTIIVSYMSYKSREMVVDVAKDFSKDGKEGKNGLLTIAMDEDQKQLGEVVVTGHREYRSDRSAIETVKNAGNVLNVMSQQSIQLSPDVNVASVLQRVSGVTMERDASGEASYAILRGMDKRYNYTLVNGVKIPSPDDKNRYIPLNIFPSDLMDRLVVSKSLTADMEGDAAGGVVDMVMKDAPSRFQIQANAAIGASDYFWKDGRDYLTSNRSDYTKKSPYEAFGKDYKAQMSDFRNGPVQLKSHSMPAPNFIGGLSIGNRFWNDRLGVMLAGSVQNVFRGTERTYNSVKMASGEQAMYISNLQHRYYSIHDLTAGAHAKIDLTLPGHKLEWYNMYVRTNSKGIRYNNSVNTEYIGADSYTQDDEVRSLSTTQSIFATNLKGTHHLTKDFTLDWSGVFSQAKEEDPDRTYVTLTNTISRTAENGGDAVSGSIWEGDKNIIKTLPKSAERRFQHNKDTDWAGYINLSYDTHFANSVEALWKAGAQYRRKERSNRYYSYIFNPADISQRLDGNGIDQYDNIDWVCKTPYSQASQLNYDSKEHIGGAYAMVTLKSEVGELNAGFRAEHTNQIYTMLQHFRNMGQVGEQSYWDYLPSASIKWTPNKKMNVRLSYYRSINRPGFYEIVPYQIQGEEYQEKGNPNLKRARIDNIDLRWEWFPSKTEQILAGVFYKYLKDPIEQVFVTSDGKIGAGTDAYYMPDNLGNAKNMGFEIDLIKYIRHFGVKANYTYTHSEITTSKREYQEGSAEYKTGVTQTRPLVNQAPHTANISLLYKDTEHGWNAQLASSFTGTKLALVSPFKDADQWDKAMFGLDLSAEKQFKNGFSIFFKANNLLDAKRERFLKTVNKSNLEYEGQKSDKTIVGTYQYGRTFLLGVRYKL; from the coding sequence ATGAAAAGATTTTTACTGAGTGCGGCGCTTCTTGCCGCAGCGACTACCGCCATCCAGGCCCACACGCTGGATGGTGTAGTCAAGGATAACAAAACGGGCGAACCCCTCATCGGAACCGTAATCCGAGTAAAGGAGCTGCCCAACGTGAGTACCACCACCGGACTTGATGGTACTTTCACCCTGCATGAATTGCCTGATAAAGGCAAGGTGACCATCATCGTTTCCTACATGTCGTACAAGAGCAGGGAGATGGTAGTGGATGTGGCTAAAGACTTCTCCAAAGATGGAAAAGAGGGAAAGAATGGACTGTTGACCATCGCCATGGATGAAGACCAGAAGCAGTTGGGCGAAGTGGTGGTTACCGGCCACCGTGAATACCGCAGCGACCGAAGTGCCATAGAAACCGTGAAGAATGCCGGCAACGTGCTCAACGTGATGAGCCAGCAGAGCATCCAGCTTTCGCCTGATGTCAACGTGGCGAGCGTTCTGCAGCGTGTATCGGGTGTAACCATGGAGCGTGATGCATCGGGCGAGGCTTCCTACGCCATCCTCCGAGGCATGGACAAGCGCTACAACTACACCCTGGTAAACGGCGTGAAGATTCCTAGTCCGGATGATAAAAACCGTTACATCCCATTGAATATCTTCCCTTCAGATCTGATGGACCGCCTCGTAGTTTCCAAGTCTCTGACTGCCGATATGGAAGGCGATGCAGCCGGCGGCGTGGTGGATATGGTGATGAAGGATGCCCCATCCCGCTTTCAGATTCAGGCGAATGCTGCCATCGGAGCAAGTGATTATTTCTGGAAGGATGGCAGAGATTATCTTACCAGCAACCGCTCTGATTATACAAAGAAATCTCCTTACGAGGCTTTCGGAAAAGACTACAAGGCGCAGATGAGCGATTTCAGGAACGGTCCTGTTCAGTTGAAGAGTCATTCCATGCCTGCTCCTAACTTTATAGGAGGCTTGAGCATCGGCAACCGCTTCTGGAACGACCGCCTGGGCGTGATGCTTGCCGGAAGCGTGCAGAATGTTTTCCGTGGCACCGAGCGTACCTACAATTCCGTAAAGATGGCTTCGGGCGAGCAGGCCATGTACATTTCCAATCTGCAGCATCGCTACTATAGCATCCACGACCTTACTGCGGGTGCTCATGCCAAGATAGATTTAACCCTGCCTGGCCACAAGCTGGAATGGTACAACATGTATGTGCGCACCAATTCCAAGGGTATCAGATACAATAACAGCGTCAATACCGAATACATCGGAGCCGACAGCTATACCCAGGACGATGAAGTTCGCTCTCTCTCAACCACCCAGAGCATCTTCGCCACCAATCTGAAGGGTACGCATCATCTTACCAAGGATTTTACCCTCGATTGGTCGGGCGTATTCTCGCAGGCTAAGGAGGAAGATCCGGACAGAACTTACGTTACCCTGACCAACACCATAAGCAGAACTGCCGAGAATGGCGGCGATGCCGTTTCGGGTTCCATCTGGGAAGGCGACAAGAACATCATCAAGACCCTGCCTAAGAGTGCCGAGCGCCGATTCCAGCACAACAAGGATACCGACTGGGCGGGTTACATCAATCTCTCTTACGATACCCATTTCGCCAACTCTGTGGAGGCTCTCTGGAAAGCGGGAGCACAGTATCGCAGAAAGGAGCGCAGCAATAGATATTATTCTTACATCTTCAATCCTGCCGACATCTCGCAGCGATTGGATGGCAACGGAATAGACCAGTATGACAACATCGATTGGGTTTGCAAGACTCCTTATTCTCAGGCTTCTCAGCTCAACTACGATTCCAAGGAGCACATCGGCGGAGCCTACGCCATGGTAACCCTGAAGAGCGAGGTGGGCGAACTGAATGCCGGTTTCCGTGCCGAGCATACCAACCAGATTTACACCATGCTCCAGCACTTCCGCAACATGGGGCAGGTGGGCGAGCAGAGCTATTGGGATTATCTGCCATCGGCATCCATCAAGTGGACACCAAACAAGAAGATGAACGTGCGTCTCTCTTACTATCGCTCCATCAACCGTCCGGGCTTCTACGAGATAGTGCCTTATCAGATTCAGGGCGAGGAGTATCAGGAAAAAGGTAATCCAAACCTGAAGCGTGCCCGCATCGACAACATCGACCTGCGCTGGGAGTGGTTCCCAAGCAAGACCGAACAGATTCTTGCCGGCGTATTCTATAAGTATCTGAAAGACCCTATAGAGCAGGTGTTCGTAACATCGGATGGCAAGATTGGTGCCGGAACCGATGCCTACTACATGCCGGATAACCTGGGTAATGCCAAGAACATGGGATTCGAAATCGACCTCATCAAGTACATCCGCCACTTCGGAGTGAAGGCGAATTATACTTACACCCATTCTGAAATCACCACCTCTAAGCGTGAGTACCAGGAGGGTAGTGCCGAGTATAAAACGGGCGTAACCCAGACCCGTCCGCTGGTTAACCAGGCTCCTCATACCGCCAATATCTCCTTATTATATAAGGATACGGAGCATGGCTGGAATGCGCAGCTGGCCTCTTCCTTCACGGGCACCAAGCTTGCCCTGGTTTCTCCTTTCAAGGATGCCGACCAGTGGGACAAGGCGATGTTCGGTCTCGACCTGAGTGCCGAGAAGCAATTCAAGAACGGCTTCTCCATCTTCTTCAAGGCAAACAATCTGCTCGATGCCAAGCGCGAGAGATTCTTGAAGACCGTGAACAAGAGCAACCTGGAGTATGAGGGTCAGAAGAGCGATAAGACCATCGTGGGCACTTATCAGTATGGCAGAACCTTCCTGCTGGGAGTAAGATATAAACTTTAA